In Candidatus Pelagibacter sp. RS39, the following proteins share a genomic window:
- a CDS encoding carbonic anhydrase, translated as MKKYEAMVLSCMDPRFQPKVYKYLKGKKLTGKYSSFTIAGAGIGVTHKKFKKWHSTFIDNLSTSIKLHKINKLIVINHKDCGAAKIVNGKKKFTSIIENKIHKDSFKVIKKTLNKKFPNLKIYFKILSLKD; from the coding sequence ATGAAAAAATACGAAGCAATGGTTCTATCTTGTATGGATCCACGTTTTCAGCCAAAAGTTTATAAATATCTAAAAGGTAAAAAACTCACAGGAAAATATAGTTCTTTTACAATAGCTGGGGCCGGCATTGGTGTAACTCACAAAAAATTTAAAAAATGGCACTCTACTTTTATAGATAATTTATCAACTTCCATCAAATTACATAAGATTAATAAACTTATTGTAATAAATCATAAAGATTGTGGTGCTGCAAAAATTGTAAATGGTAAAAAGAAATTTACCTCTATTATTGAAAACAAGATACACAAAGACTCGTTCAAAGTGATAAAAAAAACTTTAAATAAAAAATTTCCAAATTTAAAAATATATTTTAAGATTTTATCTCTAAAAGATTGA
- a CDS encoding gamma carbonic anhydrase family protein: MFYDLKDKKPKNSGENWVAPNATIIGDVTLEKNSSIWFNATLRGDVENIHIGEGSNIQDGSVLHTDPGYPLKVGKNVTVGHMVMLHGCTIGDNSLIGIGAVILNNAKIGKNCLVGAKALITENKEIPDNSLVIGSPGKVVREITEDEKKAIIENTKHYQDNWKKYSKAIF, encoded by the coding sequence ATGTTTTACGATTTAAAAGATAAAAAACCAAAAAACTCTGGCGAAAATTGGGTAGCACCTAATGCAACTATAATAGGTGATGTTACATTAGAAAAAAATTCTAGTATTTGGTTTAATGCAACCTTAAGAGGCGATGTAGAAAATATTCATATTGGTGAAGGTTCTAATATACAAGACGGAAGTGTTTTGCATACTGATCCTGGTTATCCATTAAAAGTTGGAAAAAATGTTACCGTTGGACATATGGTTATGCTTCATGGATGTACGATAGGAGACAATAGTTTAATCGGAATAGGTGCAGTGATTTTAAATAATGCAAAAATTGGAAAGAACTGTTTAGTCGGTGCAAAAGCATTGATTACAGAAAATAAAGAAATTCCAGACAACTCTTTGGTGATAGGCTCACCTGGAAAAGTTGTAAGAGAAATTACTGAAGATGAAAAAAAAGCAATTATTGAGAACACAAAGCATTACCAAGATAACTGGAAAAAATATTCTAAAGCAATTTTTTAA
- a CDS encoding thioredoxin family protein has product MPIQTPICDFGQKAHDFKLKSTEGKILSLADVKGEKGTLIMFICNHCPYVKAVTKDIVEDCKKLKDIGINSVAICANDAENYPEDSFDNMIEFSKKNQFGFPYLVDETQEVAKTYDAVCTPDFFGYNKDLELQYRGRLRELKKLIPVRDGDSDLLKAMMQIAETHKGPENQIPSAGCGIKWKTN; this is encoded by the coding sequence ATGCCTATACAAACTCCAATATGTGATTTTGGTCAAAAAGCTCATGACTTTAAGCTTAAATCAACAGAAGGTAAAATTCTCTCACTAGCAGATGTCAAAGGTGAAAAAGGAACACTAATTATGTTTATCTGCAATCACTGTCCATATGTTAAAGCAGTTACAAAAGATATTGTTGAAGATTGCAAAAAATTAAAAGACATTGGTATCAATTCAGTAGCCATTTGTGCCAATGATGCAGAAAATTATCCTGAAGATTCTTTTGATAATATGATTGAGTTTTCAAAAAAAAATCAATTTGGTTTCCCTTATTTAGTTGATGAAACGCAAGAAGTAGCAAAAACTTATGATGCAGTATGTACTCCAGATTTTTTTGGATACAACAAAGATTTAGAGCTTCAATATAGGGGAAGATTGAGAGAACTAAAAAAATTAATTCCAGTTAGAGATGGCGATAGTGATCTTTTAAAAGCTATGATGCAAATTGCTGAAACTCATAAGGGACCTGAGAACCAAATTCCTAGTGCTGGATGTGGTATAAAGTGGAAAACTAATTAA
- a CDS encoding glycosyltransferase family 4 protein has translation MFIIVTKTFPPELGGMQSLMWGLSREMSKNFMIKVFADYHENHKDFDEQASFSIERVGGIKFLRKIRKAQLINEFLKENKVEGIIADHWKSLELIKTDKKKYCLIHGKEINHPLGSSLNKRVIKVLNNVEKVIANSEYTKNLAINNGVDQDRVIVINPGADPVQELNKKSLEKVESLLKVKTPRLITVSRFDKRKNHEKVIMALRNLKQLYPDIVYICIGYGDEEENIKKLVEELDLTSQVMFFKDISNDLKNALIAKSNIFVMPSIIHKTSVEGFGIAYVEAAQYGIPSLGGKDGGASDAIDHDKTGLICDGNNLDDIYSSLNSMIENKKYIELGKNAKEYVSKFQWDKTFEEYKKILN, from the coding sequence ATGTTTATTATCGTTACCAAAACTTTCCCACCAGAATTAGGTGGAATGCAAAGTTTGATGTGGGGTTTATCTCGTGAAATGTCAAAAAATTTCATGATTAAAGTTTTTGCGGATTATCACGAAAATCATAAAGATTTTGATGAACAGGCAAGTTTTTCAATTGAAAGAGTTGGTGGAATAAAATTTTTAAGAAAAATAAGAAAAGCTCAATTAATAAATGAATTTTTAAAAGAAAATAAAGTTGAGGGTATCATTGCGGATCACTGGAAAAGTTTAGAATTGATAAAAACTGATAAAAAAAAGTATTGTTTAATTCATGGTAAAGAGATCAACCATCCTTTAGGAAGCTCATTAAATAAAAGAGTTATAAAAGTTCTTAATAATGTAGAGAAAGTAATTGCAAATTCTGAATATACAAAAAATTTAGCAATAAATAATGGTGTAGATCAAGACAGAGTTATAGTCATAAACCCTGGGGCTGATCCAGTGCAGGAATTAAATAAAAAATCTCTTGAGAAAGTTGAAAGTCTATTAAAAGTAAAAACACCAAGACTAATTACTGTTTCTAGATTTGATAAAAGAAAAAATCATGAAAAAGTAATTATGGCATTAAGAAATTTAAAACAACTTTACCCTGATATTGTTTATATTTGTATTGGTTATGGTGATGAAGAGGAGAATATAAAAAAATTAGTTGAAGAGTTAGATCTAACTTCACAAGTAATGTTCTTTAAAGATATAAGTAATGATTTAAAAAATGCCTTAATAGCTAAATCAAATATCTTTGTCATGCCATCTATAATACATAAAACTTCTGTAGAAGGTTTTGGGATAGCTTATGTGGAAGCTGCACAATATGGAATTCCCTCACTAGGAGGAAAAGATGGTGGTGCATCCGATGCAATTGATCACGATAAAACTGGATTAATTTGTGATGGGAACAATCTAGATGATATATATTCATCATTAAATTCAATGATTGAAAATAAAAAATATATTGAACTTGGAAAGAATGCCAAAGAGTATGTTTCAAAATTTCAATGGGATAAAACTTTTGAAGAATACAAAAAAATTCTTAATTAA
- a CDS encoding glycosyltransferase family 9 protein: protein MSNILIIKHGSLGDIAQASGAIQDISENHKNDRIYLLTTKAYLEVFKKNPFIHEVILDKRLPRYNLIYLYFLMRELKKHSFSKVFDLQNSSRTNFYKNILFPKAKKETWSSSITTLPEVIDKKEFDKHSVLDRFNHQLQTSGLKTSHTLNPNFSWAGSEISKIKDHFKLNKFILLFPFCSPHLHIKKWPYYNDLIKLILDKFGNEYKIVIAPGPSEINDAKEINAEVLLDNGKALDIPQLTSLIKESTFVIANDTGPAHIAAHVGAKGLTLFGKHTTAYKVSIERDNFKAIEVTDLNNLSAEKVFERLINSLN, encoded by the coding sequence ATGTCTAATATTTTAATTATTAAACACGGATCATTAGGAGATATAGCTCAAGCAAGTGGTGCAATTCAAGACATATCTGAAAATCATAAAAATGATCGAATTTATTTACTAACTACAAAAGCTTATTTAGAAGTTTTTAAAAAAAATCCATTTATTCATGAAGTAATCCTAGATAAAAGGTTGCCAAGATATAATCTTATATACTTATATTTCTTAATGAGAGAACTTAAGAAACATAGTTTTTCAAAAGTTTTCGATCTTCAAAATTCCTCAAGAACAAATTTTTATAAAAATATTCTTTTTCCTAAAGCAAAAAAAGAAACATGGTCTAGCTCAATTACAACTTTGCCAGAAGTAATAGATAAAAAGGAATTTGATAAACACTCTGTTCTAGATAGATTTAATCATCAATTACAAACCTCAGGACTAAAAACATCTCATACTTTAAATCCTAATTTTAGTTGGGCTGGCTCTGAGATCAGTAAAATCAAAGATCATTTCAAATTGAATAAATTTATTTTATTATTTCCTTTTTGCTCGCCTCACTTGCATATTAAGAAATGGCCTTATTATAATGATCTTATAAAACTTATTTTAGATAAATTTGGTAACGAATATAAAATTGTTATAGCTCCGGGCCCATCCGAGATAAATGATGCAAAAGAAATAAATGCTGAAGTTTTATTAGATAATGGAAAAGCACTTGATATTCCTCAACTAACTTCTTTAATAAAAGAAAGCACCTTTGTTATTGCTAATGATACGGGACCTGCTCATATTGCAGCTCATGTTGGAGCTAAAGGCTTAACTTTATTTGGAAAACATACTACTGCATACAAAGTCAGCATTGAAAGAGATAATTTTAAAGCAATTGAAGTAACAGACTTGAATAATTTAAGTGCAGAAAAAGTTTTTGAAAGATTAATTAATTCTTTAAATTAA
- a CDS encoding DUF6165 family protein, which yields MNKIIVEVSIGELLDKISILEIKQGKIKDSEKLKFINNEHSILKNQLDKNVKSDGKLNDLYQSLKEINSKLWVIEDDKRQCEKDKDFGEKFIQLSRDVHFLNDDRAKIKLEINNHTGSVIKEIKEYTSY from the coding sequence ATGAATAAAATTATAGTTGAAGTTTCGATAGGTGAACTTTTAGATAAAATTTCAATTTTAGAAATCAAACAAGGAAAAATTAAAGATTCAGAAAAACTAAAATTTATCAATAACGAACACTCTATTCTAAAAAATCAGCTTGATAAGAATGTAAAATCTGATGGTAAACTTAATGATCTTTATCAATCATTAAAAGAAATAAATTCTAAACTATGGGTTATTGAGGATGATAAAAGACAATGTGAAAAAGATAAAGATTTTGGCGAAAAATTTATTCAACTTTCAAGAGACGTCCATTTTCTTAATGATGATAGAGCAAAAATAAAATTAGAAATTAATAATCACACCGGTTCAGTTATAAAAGAGATAAAAGAATATACTAGTTACTAA
- a CDS encoding M24 family metallopeptidase: MALHFSKEEFSSRKNKVLNSMKEQNLDALLMFRQESMYWLTGYDTFGYVFFQTLVLDKSGNIILLTRAPDLRQAQNTSNIEDIRIWVDKDGSNPTDDLKIILNELNLKGKKLGVEYEAYGLTGRNALRLNKSLENYCSLEDKSDLITKLRVVKSEEEIVYVKKAAELADKALDEVWRHAKAGVSESKILAEMNRVIFEGGGDYPANEFIIGSGKNALLCRYQAEKQILDKQDQLTVEWAGTYRHYHSAMFRTIPIGKADPKHHKMHEACVEALKNCESKLKPGNKVGEVFDIHAKTFDDLGFKKARMNACGYSLGNTFSPNWMDWPMLYTNNPYVMQPGNIFFMHMILMDSEHQLAMNLGETYLVTENGNERLGKQKLDLVIL, encoded by the coding sequence ATGGCGCTTCATTTTTCAAAAGAAGAGTTTTCTAGCAGAAAAAATAAAGTTTTAAATTCGATGAAAGAGCAAAACCTTGATGCTCTTTTAATGTTTAGACAAGAGTCCATGTATTGGTTAACTGGATACGATACCTTTGGTTATGTTTTTTTTCAGACATTGGTTTTAGATAAAAGCGGAAATATAATACTGCTCACAAGAGCTCCTGATTTAAGACAAGCTCAAAATACATCCAACATAGAAGATATTAGGATATGGGTTGATAAAGATGGATCAAATCCAACTGATGATCTTAAAATTATTTTAAATGAGTTAAATCTTAAAGGAAAAAAGTTAGGAGTTGAATATGAAGCTTATGGTTTAACTGGTCGTAATGCTCTTCGATTAAACAAATCTTTAGAAAATTATTGTTCTCTTGAGGATAAATCAGACTTAATAACAAAATTACGAGTAGTAAAATCTGAAGAGGAAATTGTTTATGTTAAAAAAGCTGCAGAGCTTGCTGATAAAGCTTTAGACGAAGTATGGAGACATGCAAAAGCTGGTGTTAGTGAATCTAAGATCTTAGCAGAAATGAACAGAGTTATATTTGAAGGTGGTGGAGACTATCCTGCAAATGAATTTATAATTGGTTCTGGTAAAAATGCACTGCTTTGTCGTTATCAAGCAGAAAAACAAATTTTAGACAAACAAGATCAATTAACTGTTGAATGGGCTGGTACTTATAGACATTACCATTCTGCTATGTTTAGAACCATTCCTATTGGTAAAGCAGATCCTAAACATCATAAAATGCATGAAGCATGTGTTGAAGCTCTTAAAAATTGTGAAAGTAAATTAAAACCTGGAAATAAAGTTGGAGAAGTTTTTGATATTCATGCAAAAACTTTTGATGATCTTGGTTTTAAAAAAGCTCGGATGAATGCTTGTGGTTACTCATTAGGAAATACTTTTTCTCCAAACTGGATGGATTGGCCAATGCTTTACACTAATAATCCTTATGTAATGCAGCCTGGAAATATATTTTTTATGCACATGATATTGATGGACTCTGAACACCAGTTAGCAATGAATTTAGGTGAAACTTATTTAGTTACAGAAAATGGCAATGAAAGACTTGGTAAACAAAAGTTAGATTTAGTTATTCTTTAA
- a CDS encoding ABC transporter substrate-binding protein, producing the protein MKKILLVFISLLFFASNVFANSGNLVIVTSFPKDLSGQFKAAFEKKYPNITVEVVGKKTTAGIKYIQETSSNNGTDLFWASAPDAFEVLKGDGLLAKYSSKVKGIPKLVGSYPINDPEGFYTGFAAAGYGMMWNNRYLKANNLPAPKEWIDMADPIYFGHTGMSAPSRSGTTHLTVETLLQGDGFVKGWGKMKSIAANFKTVTARSFGVPDGVNSGDFGVGIVIDFFGLSSIGSGFPVGFVYPTVTTLVPANIGVITNAPNEKNAKLFIDFLLTPEGQEILLDPKIRRLPVNPKTYSKAPKDFPNPFKDSSIGAAVKFDVQLSKGRYNLVNSLFDVMITYRLDDLRAAMSAIYEAEAKLGNKNNPKAKKLIAEARALVAALPITEAKANDAEFNKIFKKKRKKAKDIEKYAGTRQAEVEAEWDKFVIDNYTNAIKKAEEAIKSL; encoded by the coding sequence ATGAAAAAAATATTATTAGTATTTATTTCTTTATTATTTTTTGCTTCTAACGTCTTTGCTAACTCAGGAAATTTAGTCATAGTCACATCTTTTCCTAAAGATTTATCAGGGCAGTTTAAAGCAGCTTTTGAAAAGAAATATCCAAATATAACTGTTGAAGTAGTTGGTAAAAAGACGACAGCAGGTATTAAATATATTCAAGAAACTTCATCAAATAACGGTACTGATTTATTCTGGGCTTCTGCACCAGATGCATTTGAAGTATTAAAAGGTGATGGTCTTCTTGCTAAGTACTCATCAAAAGTAAAAGGAATTCCAAAATTAGTTGGTTCTTATCCTATTAATGATCCAGAGGGTTTTTATACAGGATTTGCTGCAGCTGGTTATGGTATGATGTGGAATAATAGATATCTTAAAGCAAACAATCTTCCAGCACCAAAAGAATGGATTGATATGGCTGATCCAATTTATTTTGGTCATACTGGTATGAGTGCTCCTTCAAGATCAGGTACAACACACTTGACTGTAGAAACACTTCTACAAGGTGATGGATTTGTTAAGGGATGGGGCAAAATGAAAAGTATTGCTGCAAACTTTAAAACAGTAACCGCAAGAAGTTTTGGTGTGCCAGATGGAGTAAATAGTGGTGATTTTGGAGTTGGTATAGTTATTGACTTCTTTGGACTATCTTCTATCGGAAGCGGCTTTCCAGTAGGTTTCGTTTATCCAACTGTAACGACTTTAGTACCAGCGAATATTGGTGTTATTACTAATGCTCCTAATGAGAAAAATGCGAAATTGTTTATAGATTTTCTTTTAACTCCTGAAGGTCAAGAAATTCTTCTTGATCCAAAAATCAGAAGATTACCAGTTAATCCGAAAACATACTCAAAAGCTCCAAAGGATTTTCCAAATCCTTTCAAGGACAGCTCAATTGGTGCTGCTGTGAAATTTGATGTTCAACTGTCAAAAGGAAGATATAATTTAGTAAATTCATTATTTGACGTAATGATTACTTATCGTCTTGATGATCTAAGAGCAGCAATGTCAGCAATTTATGAAGCTGAAGCTAAACTTGGAAACAAGAATAATCCTAAAGCTAAAAAACTTATAGCTGAGGCAAGAGCACTAGTTGCAGCTCTGCCTATAACTGAGGCTAAAGCTAATGATGCTGAGTTCAACAAAATCTTTAAGAAAAAAAGAAAAAAAGCAAAGGATATTGAAAAATATGCTGGAACTCGTCAGGCTGAGGTTGAAGCTGAATGGGATAAATTTGTTATAGACAATTACACTAATGCTATAAAAAAAGCAGAAGAAGCAATTAAATCTCTATAA
- a CDS encoding ABC transporter permease produces MFRNLFLKSSALFIGLFLLIFLAVPIFQVFYVSFLDQNGHFTLLNFYDFFQNALFIESFYNSFYVAGMSVVLSSIFALPLAYFTSRFNFRGSVIIQSLGFIPLIMPPFVGAVAMKLLFGSNGSINLILNDWFGFKIPFMEGLNGVIFVESIHYFPFILINLITSLNNIDRTMEESAQNLGAKGFGLFRRIVLPLSMPGYVAGASLVFLKVFDDLGTPLLLDVNTMLAPQAYLRISSIGINDPMGYVIGVILVLTSVSAVWVAKLALGGKDYSMLQKGGGGMIKRDFLPYQKYLAYFVVFFILFLVLSPHIALTLLSFGTIWSFSVLPDAYTLSHYKDVFENSVFIKNTMLYCSIAAFIDVVLAFFISYIVLRTKIIGRQLLDYVAMSALAIPGLVLGIGYLRTFYSINLPWNDTPLASWWFMIVIVLAVRRLPYALRACNAVLMQISKYLEESAESLGAQKISIFRKILIPLMTGGLLAGFITSFSTATVELSATIMLVSTESDAPLAYAIYSYMQTAAGRGPGAGFGVIGVLIVAVGTYLSQLIIEKKYKQRGMEAKID; encoded by the coding sequence ATGTTTAGAAATCTTTTTTTAAAATCTAGCGCGCTTTTTATAGGGCTATTCTTGCTAATTTTTTTAGCAGTTCCTATTTTTCAAGTTTTTTATGTTTCATTTTTAGACCAGAACGGCCATTTTACTTTATTAAATTTTTATGATTTTTTTCAAAATGCTTTATTCATAGAGTCATTTTATAATTCTTTTTACGTTGCAGGGATGTCTGTTGTCCTTTCATCAATATTTGCTTTGCCTTTAGCTTACTTCACTTCAAGATTTAATTTTAGAGGTTCTGTTATAATTCAAAGTCTAGGATTTATTCCTTTGATTATGCCCCCATTTGTTGGGGCCGTTGCTATGAAGCTTCTTTTTGGAAGTAATGGTTCTATAAATTTAATCCTTAATGACTGGTTTGGTTTCAAAATACCATTTATGGAGGGTCTTAATGGGGTAATATTTGTGGAGTCCATCCATTATTTTCCATTCATACTTATTAATTTAATCACAAGTCTTAATAATATTGATCGAACAATGGAGGAGTCGGCTCAAAATCTTGGAGCAAAAGGTTTTGGTTTATTCAGAAGAATAGTTTTACCTCTTTCCATGCCAGGTTATGTTGCTGGAGCAAGTTTGGTTTTCTTAAAAGTCTTTGATGATCTTGGAACCCCTTTACTCCTAGATGTAAATACCATGTTAGCTCCACAAGCTTATCTTCGAATTTCTTCAATTGGTATTAATGATCCAATGGGTTATGTTATTGGTGTTATTTTAGTTTTAACATCTGTTTCGGCTGTTTGGGTTGCTAAATTAGCTTTGGGTGGAAAAGATTATTCTATGCTTCAAAAAGGTGGTGGTGGAATGATTAAAAGAGATTTTCTACCCTACCAAAAATATCTAGCTTATTTTGTTGTGTTCTTTATTTTGTTTTTGGTTTTGTCACCTCATATAGCATTAACACTTTTATCATTTGGAACAATTTGGTCGTTCAGTGTACTACCAGATGCTTATACATTGAGTCATTATAAAGACGTTTTTGAAAATAGCGTCTTTATAAAAAATACAATGTTATATTGTTCAATAGCTGCATTTATTGATGTCGTCCTTGCTTTCTTCATTTCATACATAGTTTTAAGAACAAAAATTATTGGAAGACAATTGTTAGACTATGTAGCAATGAGTGCACTCGCAATACCTGGTTTAGTTTTGGGAATCGGTTATTTAAGAACTTTTTATTCTATAAACTTACCTTGGAATGATACCCCACTAGCTTCTTGGTGGTTTATGATAGTTATTGTTCTTGCTGTAAGAAGATTACCCTATGCTCTAAGAGCATGTAACGCAGTTCTAATGCAAATAAGTAAATACTTAGAGGAGTCAGCTGAGTCTTTGGGGGCACAGAAGATCTCAATATTTAGAAAAATATTAATTCCACTTATGACAGGAGGATTGTTAGCTGGTTTTATTACAAGTTTTTCAACAGCAACAGTTGAATTATCTGCAACAATAATGTTAGTTTCAACAGAATCTGATGCACCACTTGCTTATGCAATATACTCTTACATGCAAACAGCTGCAGGACGAGGACCAGGGGCAGGTTTTGGTGTAATTGGAGTTTTAATTGTTGCAGTAGGAACTTATCTCTCACAATTAATTATAGAAAAAAAATATAAACAAAGAGGTATGGAGGCTAAGATAGATTAA
- a CDS encoding ABC transporter ATP-binding protein — MSSSIIEIKNINVSYGSNHVLKDVNLNIENKDFYTFLGPSGCGKTTLLRLVAGFEKSSSGELFIDGKEVSNLNPWERDVGMVFQNYALWPHMTVYKNICFGLEEKKVNKKEIDIRVDEVLELVDLKDLRNRYPYQLSGGQQQRVALARTLVVKPKVLLLDEPLSNLDAKLRVQMRKELLDLHTKIGITTIFVTHDQEEANSMSTNLAILNDGVVQQVGKPVDLYNNPANTFVANFLGTTNVISGTFKNNIFTSNNGLIINDIPDNQNATSILLRPQNLYFENFDTKLQNFTAKVKNQEFLGNIIRYSIEVKNHLLTVDTLHEINKKIFSPNEDIKIYIDSSKIKAL, encoded by the coding sequence ATGAGTAGTTCAATTATTGAGATAAAGAATATCAATGTTTCTTATGGGTCTAATCATGTTTTAAAAGATGTTAATCTCAATATTGAAAACAAAGATTTCTATACTTTCTTAGGACCTTCGGGCTGTGGAAAAACCACTTTACTTAGACTAGTTGCTGGATTTGAAAAATCAAGCTCAGGAGAACTTTTCATAGATGGGAAGGAAGTAAGTAATTTAAATCCTTGGGAGAGAGATGTTGGGATGGTTTTTCAAAATTATGCTTTGTGGCCTCACATGACAGTTTATAAAAACATTTGTTTTGGACTTGAGGAAAAAAAAGTTAATAAAAAAGAGATTGATATAAGAGTTGATGAAGTATTGGAACTAGTAGATCTAAAAGATTTAAGAAATAGATATCCTTATCAATTATCAGGTGGTCAACAACAAAGAGTAGCTTTGGCTAGGACTTTGGTGGTCAAACCAAAAGTTTTGTTATTAGATGAACCATTGTCAAACCTTGATGCAAAATTAAGGGTACAAATGAGAAAAGAACTTCTAGATCTCCATACAAAAATTGGAATTACAACTATTTTTGTTACGCACGACCAAGAAGAAGCAAATTCCATGTCAACTAATCTAGCAATTTTAAATGATGGTGTTGTTCAACAAGTAGGAAAACCCGTAGATCTTTATAACAACCCTGCAAATACTTTTGTTGCAAATTTTCTAGGCACAACTAATGTAATTTCTGGAACATTTAAAAATAATATTTTTACTAGCAATAACGGATTAATAATCAATGATATTCCTGACAATCAAAACGCTACTAGTATTTTACTGAGACCTCAAAATCTATATTTTGAAAATTTTGATACTAAGTTACAAAATTTTACTGCAAAAGTTAAAAATCAGGAATTTCTTGGAAATATCATAAGATATTCAATTGAGGTTAAAAATCACTTGTTAACAGTTGATACTTTACACGAAATAAATAAAAAAATTTTTTCACCTAATGAAGATATCAAAATTTACATAGACTCCTCTAAAATAAAAGCTTTATAA
- a CDS encoding ABC transporter permease, which produces MDLELMINSFPKLLNAAVITLKLLSVSLIIGLFIGLFFAILRLNKNIFINRFAYGYSYVFRGTPLLVQIFIIYFGLGQIEYLRSTVLWVILKEPYWCAIIAFALNTGAYTSEILRSAFQTIKPGIIEAGKSLGISNKVIFYKIQIPIAVRQSLPAYGNEIILMMKGTSLASTVTIMDLTGVAKYIISTTFKPIEVFIVAGGIYLFMTFIIHNVIKYLEKKYSFN; this is translated from the coding sequence ATGGATCTTGAATTAATGATTAATAGTTTCCCAAAGTTACTTAATGCTGCTGTAATAACTTTAAAACTTCTTTCGGTTTCTTTAATAATTGGATTATTCATTGGCTTATTTTTTGCAATTCTAAGATTAAATAAAAATATATTTATCAATAGATTTGCTTATGGATATTCGTATGTATTTAGAGGCACTCCACTTTTGGTTCAAATTTTTATAATTTATTTTGGATTAGGTCAGATTGAATATTTGAGATCAACAGTTTTATGGGTAATTTTAAAAGAACCATATTGGTGTGCAATTATTGCTTTTGCTCTAAACACAGGTGCTTATACTTCAGAGATATTAAGATCAGCATTTCAAACAATTAAACCTGGAATAATAGAGGCAGGTAAAAGTTTAGGTATCTCAAATAAAGTAATCTTTTATAAAATTCAGATACCTATCGCTGTTAGACAATCTTTACCAGCTTATGGAAATGAAATTATCCTGATGATGAAAGGAACTTCTTTAGCGAGCACAGTTACCATAATGGACCTTACAGGTGTTGCAAAATATATAATTTCAACAACTTTTAAACCAATTGAAGTATTTATAGTTGCTGGTGGAATTTATCTATTTATGACTTTTATCATTCACAACGTAATAAAATACCTAGAAAAGAAATACAGTTTTAACTAA
- a CDS encoding ABC transporter permease has protein sequence MELLAFGDTGWGDELFYATLMTIAVSITAMFVGFLFALIFTPLKLSKNKFLNFIANSYTTIIRGVPELLVIYLFFFGGTGAVMFVASMFGYNEYIEINAFITGAFAIGIISGAYSTEVFRGAIQSIDKGQFEAANVLGLNKFGKFFKIILPQTLRLAIPNLSNVWQITLKDTSLISVTGLVEIMRQSYIAAGSTRDPLFFYSFAAVLYLLLTFVSMKLINRLEVKYSRGY, from the coding sequence ATGGAACTTCTAGCATTTGGAGATACTGGTTGGGGTGATGAATTATTTTATGCAACCCTGATGACAATAGCTGTTTCAATAACAGCAATGTTTGTAGGTTTTCTTTTTGCTTTAATCTTTACACCATTAAAATTATCAAAAAATAAGTTTTTAAATTTTATCGCCAATTCTTACACAACTATAATAAGAGGTGTTCCAGAGTTATTAGTAATTTACCTTTTCTTTTTTGGTGGAACTGGTGCAGTAATGTTTGTTGCATCAATGTTTGGTTATAATGAATATATTGAAATAAATGCGTTCATTACAGGTGCATTTGCAATCGGAATAATCTCTGGAGCTTATTCAACAGAAGTTTTTAGGGGAGCAATACAATCAATTGATAAAGGCCAGTTCGAAGCTGCAAATGTATTAGGTCTAAATAAATTTGGAAAATTTTTTAAAATTATTTTACCTCAAACATTAAGATTAGCTATTCCAAATCTAAGTAATGTTTGGCAGATAACTCTAAAAGACACTTCTCTAATTTCAGTTACAGGTTTAGTTGAAATCATGAGACAGTCGTATATTGCTGCTGGATCAACGAGAGATCCATTATTCTTTTATTCATTTGCTGCAGTTTTATATTTATTACTTACTTTTGTGAGTATGAAATTAATCAATAGATTAGAAGTTAAATATAGTAGGGGGTATTGA